From Sander lucioperca isolate FBNREF2018 chromosome 14, SLUC_FBN_1.2, whole genome shotgun sequence, the proteins below share one genomic window:
- the ntmt1 gene encoding N-terminal Xaa-Pro-Lys N-methyltransferase 1, which produces MGDITEVETRFYSKAEDYWREVPPTVDGMLGGYGSISSIDINGSKAFLQKFLGEGEGKTSAGCALDCGAGIGRITKRLLLPLFKTVDLVDVTQEFLDKAKTYLGEEGNRVGRYLCSGLQDFVPESGRYDVIWIQWVIGHLTDDHLVDFLQRCQKALRPNGLVVIKDNVAYEGVVPDEVDSSVCRDLEIVHSLVGRAGLRIVHEEQQTNFPKEIYQVHTLALR; this is translated from the exons ATGGGGGACATAACAGAAGTTGAGACAAGATTCTACTCCAAAGCAGAGGACTACTGGAGGGAGGTCCCCCCCACAGTGGATGGCATGCTGGGAGGCTACGGCAGCATCTCCAGCATCGATATCAATGGATCCAAGGCTTTCCTGCAGAAGTTCCTTGGT GAAGGGGAAGGGAAGACGAGCGCAGGCTGTGCTCTGGACTGTGGAGCAGGCATCGGGAGGATCACCAAACGTTTACTGCTGCCTCTGTTCAAGACCGTGGACCTAGTGGATGTGACGCAGGAGTTCCTGGACAAAGCCAAGACATACCTGGGCGAGGAGGGCAACCGAGTGGGGAGGTACCTTTGCAGCGGCCTGCAGGACTTTGTACCAGAAAGTGGACGCTATGATGTCATCTGGATCCAGTGGGTCATTG GCCACCTGACAGACGACCACCTGGTGGACTTCCTGCAGCGTTGCCAGAAAGCCCTGCGGCCGAACGGCCTCGTCGTCATCAAGGACAATGTGGCGTACGAGGGCGTGGTCCCCGACGAGGTGGACAGCAGCGTCTGCCGCGACCTGGAAATAGTTCACAGTCTGGTGGGCAGAGCGGGCCTCCGCATCGTCCACGAGGAGCAACAGACTAACTTCCCAAAGGAGATCTACCAAGTCCACACACTGGCTCTCAGATAG